The segment TGCCGTTCTCCTTGATAAAGCCGATCTGCTGGATCGAAATGGACGCCCTCGAGACTAGGGTAAGCGTCTTGCGCGAGAAATTAAATGAAATGTGTTGGAGCAGCGTTCCAATCAGAAGGCTGAGCCCAATAAAGGAAAGCGCCTCTATCCAGTTTGCATCTGCCGCGAACTCTAGTAGATTATGGATGCTGGCATTTACAAGCAGAAGCGCCATGGCAAGCAACCACAGCAATCCGGGTATAAGGGAACCGAAAAACTCGCGACTGCCAATAAAGAAATCAGCTGGCTTCATACTCTAGAGAGTTTATGGGATGCGCTCAACGAAATGGACGGCCGATCCATCGTGTTACAAGACGGCGACCACCCCACTCGCAAAGTGTAGCATGCGCCGTGTCAAGGACTTAGCACCGGCTTCGTCCCGGACGTGCCCCGGACAAGGCTGCGGGACCGCAGGGCGTTCAAGCGGGCGGGGGGGCGCCGTATTATATCGTAGGCGGCGGCGAGGCTGGCAAGGCCTTGAAGACGAAGGGGATTGTACAAGGGGGCGCACCCCACCGTAGGGAAACACGGCATGGACAGACATGAGGATCCGGCACCGACGCGGGGCCAGCCCAGGCTGCTCGATCAGGTCCGCGACGTGATCCGGCGGCTGCGCTACAGCATCCGCACCGAGCACGCTTACGTCGATTGGATCCGGCGCTTCATCTGTCCCATGGGAAGCGGCATTCCGCGGAGATGGGGGCGCCCGAGGTGGAAGCGTTTCTCACCCATCTGGCCGTGCAGGGCAAGGTCGCGGCGTCCACACAGAGCCAGGCGCTCAACGCGATCGTGTTCCTGTACCGGCTACGACATCAGGACGGTGCAGGAACTCCTCGGCCACAAGGACGTGTCGACCACGATGATCTATACCCATGTCCTGAACCGCGGCGGGCGCGGAGTGCGCAGCCCGCGGGACGGCGTCGGGGTCTAGCCCGTCTTCTTCGTTACCACCGCCCCGGTGCGAGCCTGCCCGCGTAGGTCGGAACCGTCTTTTCGGGTTCCGAACGCGATGTTCCGCGTCCCACTTCTTTCCTCACGGGCTTTACGATCCCTGAAACGCCTTTCCATGGCTCTGAAGCGGGCAAGAGACGGCCTCAAGCACGGTCCAGGGCTTCCGGACCCGGCAGTAGAGGTCCTGAACGGCGCTTCCACGGCCTGGAAGGCGGCGTGAACGGTCCGGTGGCCGGCATTCGGGCCTCGGAAGCGCGGGTGAGCCATCGTGTCGGCGGCAAGAGGACACCGGTCGGCGGGGCCACCGGCTCTGAAAATCCTCGCGACGCGCGAAGATCCCGATGGATTGCAGTGCATGGCGGCGAGACCACAGTTCCCCGTGCGCCCACAGGCGTGACTGGGTAATCAGTCCAATGCCGAAATGGAAAGGAGGTGAAGGAAAATGTCCTATTCTGAAAAGCAAGTGACTGGCAAGATCACCCGCACGACCGAGGCGTGGGAAGAGCATGCGGAGGACGCCAAGTTCGCCGAGATGACGCTGGACCAGTTCAAGGCGAAGGTGAAGCCATCTTTGTGGATTGCCGAGAGAAGATCGCCAGCCTGCGGCGCCAGCTTGAAGCGGCCATCAAAAAGCGCCAGGAGTGCGACGCCACCTCGGCCGATGTCTGCGCCAAGGTGGTCAACGCCGTGCGCGGCGACATCGAATACGGCGAGGACAGCGCGCTCTACAAGGCGCTGGGTTACGTGCCGAAGAGTGAACGCAAGAGCGGTCTGCGCCGCACGGCTGCCCTCAAGAAGGCGGCCTGAGCCGCGCCGTCTCCGTCCGTTCAGACGACCGGGTTGAGCATCGACCCGGTCGCTTTTTTTGATAGGGACGCTGTGCCCCGCGTGCCCCTTTTCCATTCCCCACCTTTTACGGGTGCGATACAGCCGATCCATGCCGGACAGTTCCCCTATACTGAGAGGTTGTGAAAAAACCGTCGCGAGCGAAGGGAGGTCGCGTTCCGCCGGAGCGCAGGAACCGGAGTGTATGTTGAAATACATGAGGATTCCGAGCACCGCCGGAATGCGAGATCCCGAGCGCAGTAGGTTTTTTCACAACCTCTGAGAAGACCGCAGGATAGGCGACAGGTGCGCGCCTCTTTGCCCACAGCCTCCATAACCCCAACAATTCTCATATATACCCATCGCGTACAGAATATCGGTGCTGGAACAGGGGGAGGGCTGAATTGGATCGCCCACCCCTCGCCCCCTCCCGTCGGGAGGGGGAATAAGTCATTGGACAGCCGATACTTCTTCTCCTCCCAACGGGAGGGGATTGAGGGGTGGGCGATCGAAAATCGTTGCCTCCCTTGCCAGGGCATACCGAAAACCTGAAGGCGATGGGTATACTCCACCAATCACAACACAACAAAGGTTGGGGTGAGGGGAAATCATCGACGAAGCGTTTGATTTGATTCCCCTCATTCTATCCTTCTCCCTCGGGGAGAAGGACTCCCAGACTTCCGGAAGTACTTCTGTAAGGCGTGGATATGTGAGAATCTATGAACACGGGGTGCACCTGTACGTCGCCCCCGTCCCCGATCCGCATGGACGATAATCTCGCGCGGTTACGCATCGAGCGCGGCGCGAAGCCGGAGGTGAGTCGTGGTGCGGCGCGCCGGCGGTTGGGTCGCTATGCGCTCGGCGCCATCACGGCCGTGCTCGTCGTGTACTTGGCCGCGCGCACGCTCCTCGACCCGCGCCTGTCGGTGGCGGTCGGCACGGCCGTGATTGCATATCCCGCGCAGGCCTACATGCTCTTCAACGCCACCGGTTATGTGGTACCCCAGCGCAAGGCCGATGTGGCCTCGAAGGCCACCGGCCGGCTCGAGGCCTTGGAGGTCAAGGAGGGCACCCGGGTCGTGCAAGGCCAGGTCATCGCGCGCCTGGAGAACGGCGACCTCGTGGCCGCCGCCGAGCGCGCCGCCGCCAACGTGGCGCTGGCACGCGCCGAGGTCGTCGAGGCCCGGGCGGCACTCACCGAGGCGCGCCTCGCGCTCACGCGCTCCAAGACCCTGGTCGACAAGCGCTTCGTTTCCTCCGAGGTCCACGATGCCGCCGTGGCGCGCTTTGAGAAGGCGGCCGCCGGGGTGGAGCGCGCGCGAGCGGCCGTCGCCGCGGCCGAGGCGGCGCGCCTGGAGGCCCAGGTGGCGGTGGAGTACACGCTGATCCGTGCGCCCTTCGATGGCGTGATCCTGAGCAAGTACGCCGACATGGGGGACATGGTCGCGCCCTTCGCGACGACCTCGCAGTCCAAGGGCGCGGTGGTGTCGCTCGCGGACATGGGCTCGCTGGAGGTCGAGGCCGATGTGTCGGAATCCAATCTCGCGAAGACCGAGATCGGCCAGCCCTGCGAGGTGGAGCTCGATGCCTTACCCGGTGCGCGCCTGCGCGGCGCGGTGGCGAGCATCGTGCCCAGGGTGGACCGCAGCAAGGCCACGGTGCTCGTCAAGATCCGATTCATCGACCTGGATCCGCGCATCCTGCCCGACATGAGCGCCAAGGTCGCTTTTCTGTCGCAACAGCCCACGCCGGAGGAACTTCAGGCGGGGGTCTCGGTACCGGTTGGGGCGGTGGTCTCACGCGAGGGCAAGGCGATCGTGTTCGTATTGCGCGAGGGGCGCGTCGCCGAGGTCGCCATCGAGACGGGTGCGCGGCTCGGTGATCACGTGGTGGTCGTGCGCGGCGTCGCGAGCGGGGATCGAGTGGTCATCGACCCGCCTGAGGGGCTTTCCAGTGGTGCCGAGGTCGCGATCCAGGCGCCATGAGAGAGGCCGCCGTCGAGGTCGCGCACGTCTCGAAGTCCTACCACCGTGGCGGCACCACGGTTCCGGTCCTCGACGATATCAATCTCGTGGTGAAAGAGGGCGAGTTTTTGGCCCTCATGGGGCCTTCGGGATCGGGCAAGAGCACGCTGCTCAATTTAATCGCCGGGATCGACCGGCCCGATGCGGGACTATTGCGCGTCGCGGGCACCGAGATCGCGACCCTGTCCGATGCCGCGCTGTCGGCGTGGCGGGCTGCCAACGTCGGTTTCGTGTTTCAGTTCTACAACCTCATGCCGGTCCTCACGGCCTTCGAGAACGTGGAGCTGCCGCTCCTCTTGACGGGGCTCTCGGGCCGCGAACGACAGGAGCACGTCGACCTGGTGCTGGAGCTGGTGGGCCTTACCCCGCGTCGCCGGCATTATCCCGCCGAGCTCTCGGGCGGCGAGCAGCAGCGCGTCGCCATCGCCCGGGCAGTGGTGACCGATCCGCGCATCATCGTTGCCGACGAGCCGACCGGCGATCTGGATCGGGGCTCGGCCGGCGAGGTCCTGGCCCTGATGGAGACCCTGAACGGGGCGATCGCCAAGACGATCGTCATGGTCACCCACGACCCGTCGGCGGCGTCCCGGGCGCACCGCATCCGGCACCTGGACAAGGGGGTCTTGAGCGATGGAAAAGGGTAGGAAACCCTCTCGACGCCGGATAAAATAAAATAGGTCCGTGTCCGGCTGCTATGCCCGCGCGGGCGACATCGCGAGGCGCTCGCAGGTGGCCTCGATCCAGTTTTCCGCGATGGCCGTGATCTCGGTGGCGGACTTGCCCGCCGGATCGATCAGCG is part of the Pseudomonadota bacterium genome and harbors:
- a CDS encoding tyrosine-type recombinase/integrase; this translates as MRTVQELLGHKDVSTTMIYTHVLNRGGRGVRSPRDGVGV
- a CDS encoding efflux RND transporter periplasmic adaptor subunit, with product MNTGCTCTSPPSPIRMDDNLARLRIERGAKPEVSRGAARRRLGRYALGAITAVLVVYLAARTLLDPRLSVAVGTAVIAYPAQAYMLFNATGYVVPQRKADVASKATGRLEALEVKEGTRVVQGQVIARLENGDLVAAAERAAANVALARAEVVEARAALTEARLALTRSKTLVDKRFVSSEVHDAAVARFEKAAAGVERARAAVAAAEAARLEAQVAVEYTLIRAPFDGVILSKYADMGDMVAPFATTSQSKGAVVSLADMGSLEVEADVSESNLAKTEIGQPCEVELDALPGARLRGAVASIVPRVDRSKATVLVKIRFIDLDPRILPDMSAKVAFLSQQPTPEELQAGVSVPVGAVVSREGKAIVFVLREGRVAEVAIETGARLGDHVVVVRGVASGDRVVIDPPEGLSSGAEVAIQAP
- a CDS encoding ABC transporter ATP-binding protein is translated as MREAAVEVAHVSKSYHRGGTTVPVLDDINLVVKEGEFLALMGPSGSGKSTLLNLIAGIDRPDAGLLRVAGTEIATLSDAALSAWRAANVGFVFQFYNLMPVLTAFENVELPLLLTGLSGRERQEHVDLVLELVGLTPRRRHYPAELSGGEQQRVAIARAVVTDPRIIVADEPTGDLDRGSAGEVLALMETLNGAIAKTIVMVTHDPSAASRAHRIRHLDKGVLSDGKG